One Egibacteraceae bacterium genomic region harbors:
- a CDS encoding helix-turn-helix domain-containing protein, with translation MTTNLTQLRAHERRETLWQIAVLDILRLLVRSGTDHLDAAATWSAVAAEASRRAAKHAAYAIAEGDSYAEVARALGISRQAAAKRYSKGLDTV, from the coding sequence ATGACAACCAACTTGACACAGCTGCGGGCGCACGAGCGCCGCGAGACCCTCTGGCAGATCGCGGTGCTCGACATCCTCCGCCTCCTCGTCCGCTCTGGGACCGATCACCTCGACGCCGCCGCCACCTGGTCGGCCGTCGCCGCCGAAGCCTCACGCCGCGCCGCCAAGCACGCCGCCTACGCCATCGCCGAAGGCGACTCCTACGCCGAGGTGGCCCGAGCGCTCGGCATCTCCCGCCAGGCAGCCGCCAAGCGGTACAGCAAGGGACTTGACACCGTCTGA